A genome region from Hevea brasiliensis isolate MT/VB/25A 57/8 chromosome 9, ASM3005281v1, whole genome shotgun sequence includes the following:
- the LOC110659345 gene encoding sister chromatid cohesion protein SCC2 isoform X5 yields MGDERGEAEWLSVPASDVRMLVNEIMSIRSKKLLHLVPVDILVRLLRVLDNQIHRAEGLSVDECEHDSDAVSLVFCALESIHAALAVMAHNNMPKQLYKEENIERILEFSKHQIMDVMSAYDPSYRALHKPSENVAPEGDEDEELETEYGSASKRRRTQKSSKLKKSAFNKVSGAVNTILQKLCTVLGLLKDLLLIERLSDSCILQLVKTSFTTFLVDNIQLLQLKAIGLISGIFYSYAQHRAYVIDEVVQLLLKLPFSKRAVRAYHLPDEEQRQIQMISALLIQLVHSSANLPDPLREASSGNSILEVSLDATYPTKCHEAVTETCCLFWTRVLQRFATVKNQDASEMKVMMENLVADLLTTLNLPEYPASAPILEVLCVLLLQNAGLKSKDISARSLAIDILGTIATRLKQDAVICGRNKFWILMELTGGDNVDQSYPKDACCVCFDGRVEKTLFMCQGCRRLFHADCMGVREHEAPNRSWQCQICICKKQLIVLQSYCKSQSKDEGKKNNKKDSKACDPIAKVEIVQQLLLNHLQDSVSADDVHLFVRWFYLCLWYKDDPKSQQKLIYYLTRLKSNLVVRDTGTTYSKLMRDSAKKITSALGQNSSFCRGFDKILHMLLASLRENSPVIRAKALRAVSIIVEADPEVLCDKRVQLAVEGRFCDSAISVREAALELVGRHIASHPDVGLKYFEKVAERIKDTGVSVRKRAIKIIRDMCTSNASFSEFTTACIEIISRISDDESSIQDLVCKTFYEFWFEEPSGLQTQYFGDSSSVPLEVAKKTEQIVEMLRKMPSHQLLVTVIKRNLALDFFPQSAKAVGINPVSLASVRKRCELMCKCLLERILQVEEMSSEEVEGRTLPYVLALHAFCVVDATLCAPGSDPSQFVVTLQPYLKSQVDNRAVAQLLESIIFIIDSVLPLIRKLPQSVVEELEQDLKHMIVRHSFLTVVHACIKCLCSLSRVAGKGAAIVEYLIQVFFKRLDALGTENKQLVCRSLFCLGLLIRYGNSLLRNFDVVSNLTLFKKYLRMEDFGIKVRSLQALGFVLIARPEYMLEKDIGKILEATLSSGSDVRLKIQALQNMYEYLLDAESQMGTDKASNDVNHHPVEGGHSVPVAAGAGDTNICGGIVQLYWDNILGRCLDFNEQVRQTALKIVEVVLRQGLVHPITCVPYLIALETDPQELNSKLAHHLLMNMNEKYPAFFESRLGDGLQLSFIFMQSCSVSAENLNQKLQSRAAGNLKGKPEGGSLIQARLGVSRIYKLIRGNRISRNKFMSSIVRKFDNPSWTNSVIPFLMYCTEVLAMLPFTSPDEPLYLIYAINRIIQVRAGALEANMKGLILHLSQRNSGKLLHENGVIQQEPGQPILRHMATMDLNGVIQQEPVAQPNFTPLTSFDLNGTVQEEPHLVLSSIASREPKMDKSSANSFSISNDDVEKIQVNCLWAIALQLLLKLKRHLKVVYSLNDTRCQAFSPNEPPKTGEALSRQNIPFDISETSTSVPSTYQDLVQRYQEFKGALKEDSVDYTTYTANIKRKRPTPRKTKNARVNGDDDDDDDDDAEWTGGVRRQSGSGRRGNYNRAGRQRS; encoded by the exons ATGGGTGATGAACGGGGTGAAGCAGAATGGTTGTCAGTGCCTGCTTCTGATGTTAGAATGCTTGTGAATGAAATAATGTCCATACGTTCAAAAAAACTTCTACATTTGGTTCCCGTAGATATTCTTGTAAGGCTCTTACGGGTTCTAGATAATCAGATACACCGAGCAGAAGGTTTGTCTGTTGATGAATGTGAACAT GATTCAGATGCAGTCTCCTTGGTCTTTTGTGCCTTGGAATCCATTCATGCAGCTCTAGCTGTAATGGCTCATAACAACATGCCAAAGCAACTGTATAAGGAAGAG AACATTGAAAGAATTCTTGAGTTCTCTAAGCATCAGATAATGGATGTTATGTCAGCTTATGATCCATCATATCGTGCTTTGCATAAGCCAAGTGAAAATGTGGCACCTGAAG GTGATGAAGATGAAGAGCTTGAGACTGAATATGGTTCAGCAAGCAAGAGAAGGCGTACTCAAAAGAGTTCAAAACTGAAGAAATCAGCATTTAACAA GGTCTCTGGAGCTGTGAATACTATACTACAAAAACTGTGCACTGTACTTGGTTTGCTGAAGGATTTGTTGTTGATAGAGAGGTTATCTGATAGTTGCATTCTACAACTGGTGAAGACAAGCTTCACAACATTTTTGGTGGATAATAtccaactcttgcaattgaagGCAATTGGTTTAATTAGTGGG ATATTCTATTCATATGCACAGCACCGAGCATATGTTATAGATGAGGTTGTTCAACTTCTCTTGAAGTTACCATTTTCAAAACGAGCAGTAAGAGCCTACCACCTGCCCGATGAAGAACAGAGGCAGATTCAGATGATTAGCGCTTTGTTGATTCAATTGGTTCACAGCAGTGCAAATCTTCCTGATCCTTTGAGGGAAGCGTCAAGTGGTAATTCTATTTTAGAAGTCTCTTTGGATGCTACTTATCCAACCAAATGCCATGAAGCGGTCACGGAGACATGCTGTCTTTTCTGGACCCGGGTTCTTCAGCGCTTCGCAACTGTGAAGAACCAGGATGCTTCTGAAATGAAAGTGATGATGGAAAATCTTGTTGCAGATCTACTAACAACTCTGAACTTACCTGAATACCCCGCATCAGCTCCCATCCTGGAG GTTCTTTGCGTATTGCTACTCCAGAATGCTGGGCTGAAGTCCAAGGACATTTCTGCACGTTCCTTGGCCATTGATATTCTTGGTACAATTGCAACAAGATTGAAGCAGGACGCTGTCATTTGTGGCAGGAACAAATTTTGGATATTAATGGAATTGACTGGTGGTGATAATGTCGACCAGAGTTATCCTAAAGATGCATGTTGTGTTTGCTTTGATGGAAGAGTTGAAAAAACACTGTTTATGTGTCAAGGTTGTCGGAGATTGTTTCATGCTGACTGCATGGGAGTAAGAGAACATGAAGCTCCTAATCGGAGTTGGCAATGCCAGATTTGTATCTGCAAGAAGCAACTTATTGTGTTACAATCTTACTGCAAATCACAGAGTAAGGATGAGGGGAAAAAGAATAACAAAAAGGATTCTAAAGCGTGTGATCCCATTGCAAAagttgaaattgttcagcagttGCTCTTGAATCACCTCCAAGATTCTGTTTCTGCTGATGATGTGCATCTTTTTGTTCGATG GTTCTATCTATGCTTATGGTACAAGGatgatccaaaatctcaacagaAGCTCATTTACTACCTTACTAGACTCAAATCAAATCTTGTTGTGCGCGATACTGGGACTACCTATTCAAAGTTGATGAGGGACTCAGCAAAGAAGATTACTTCAGCACTGGGACAAAATAGTTCTTTCTGTAGAGGGTTTGATAAGATTCTTCATATGCTTCTG GCAAGTTTAAGGGAGAATTCTCCTGTAATTAGGGCCAAAGCTTTACGAGCA GTCAGTATCATTGTAGAAGCTGATCCGGAGGTATTATGCGACAAACGTGTACAGTTGGCTGTTGAAGGAAGATTTTGTGACTCTGCAATATCTGTCAGAGAAGCAGCACTGGAACTTGTTGGTAGGCATATTGCTTCACATCCTGATGTCGGGCTGAAG TATTTTGAGAAAGTTGCTGAGAGGATAAAAGATACAGGAGTAAGTGTTCGAAAACGAGCTATCAAAATTATACGAGATATGTGCACATCAAATGCTAGCTTCTCTGAATTTACAACAGCTTGCATTGAAATCATTTCTCGCATTAGCGATGATGAGTCAAGTATCCAG GATCTTGTTTGCAAGACGTTTTATGAGTTCTGGTTCGAGGAACCATCAGGTTTGCAGACGCAATATTTTGGAGACAGTAGTTCTGTGCCCTTGGAGGTGGCGAAGAAGACTGAGCAAATTGTTGAGATGTTGAGGAAGATGCCAAGTCATCAGCTTCTTGTCACTGTCATTAAGCGTAACCTAGCCCTTGATTTTTTCCCACAATCAGCTAAAGCTGTTGGGATCAATCCTGTATCACTTGCATCAGTTCGTAAGCGCTGTGAGTTAATGTGCAAGTGCTTACTGGAAAGGATATTGCAG GTGGAAGAAATGAGCAGTGAGGAAGTGGAAGGGCGCACGCTACCTTATGTACTAGCATTGCATGCATTCTGTGTTGTGGATGCTACACTTTGTGCCCCGGGTTCTGACCCTTCCCAGTTTGTAGTCACTCTGCAGCCATATCTCAAGAGTCAG GTTGACAACCGAGCAGTTGCACAATTACTGGAGAGTATAATCTTCATAATTGATTCTGTTCTTCCCTTGATCCGAAAGTTGCCTCAAAGTGTTGTTGAAGAGCTTGAACAAGATCTGAAGCACATGATTGTTCGGCATTCATTTTTAACAGTTGTCCATGCTTGCATCAA GTGTCTTTGCTCTTTGAGTAGAGTAGCAGGAAAGGGTGCTGCTATTGTTGAGTATCTTATTCAGGTATTCTTCAAACGTCTGGATGCTCTGGGAACTGAAAACAAGCAG CTAGTGTGCCGTTCTCTGTTTTGTCTTGGATTGCTTATTCGCTATGGGAATTCTTTGCTGAGGAATTTTGATGTTGTCAGCAACCTCACCTTGTTTAAAAAGTATCTCCGCATGGAGGATTTCGGTATAAAAGTCAGGTCTTTGCAG GCATTAGGCTTTGTTCTAATTGCTAGGCCTGAATATATGCTGGAAAAGGACATCGGGAAAATATTAGAGGCAACTTTATCTTCTGGTTCTGACGTTCGTCTTAAG ATACAAGCATTGCAAAACATGTATGAATATCTTCTTGATGCTGAAAGCCAAATGGGAACAGATAAAGCGAGTAATGATGTAAATCATCATCCTGTAGAAGGGGGCCATAGTGTTCCTGTTGCTGCTGGTGCAGGTGATACCAACATCTGTGGGGGTATCGTTCAGTTGTACTGGGATAATATTTTGGGTAGATGTTTGGATTTCAATGAACAAGTTCGCCAGACTGCACTTAAG ATTGTGGAGGTAGTGCTACGGCAAGGTCTGGTCCATCCTATCACTTGTGTTCCATACCTTATAGCACTAGAAACAGATCCTCAAGAGTTGAACTCAAAGTTGGcgcatcatttattgatgaatatGAATGAGAA GTATCCTGCTTTTTTTGAAAGCCGGTTGGGGGATGGCCTTCAGCTATCATTTATATTCATGCAATCCTGCAGTGTTTCTGCTGAAAATCTAAATCAAAAACTCCAATCTAGAGCTGCTGGAAATTTGAAGGGAAAACCTGAAGGTGGTTCACTCATTCAAGCAAGGCTTGGAGTTTCCCGAATATACAAGCTTATCCGTGGAAACCGCATTTCAAGGAACAAATTTATGTCTTCAATTGTGCGTAAATTTGACAATCCAAGCTGGACGAATTCAGTTATTCCTTTTTTGAT GTACTGCACAGAAGTACTTGCTATGCTGCCATTTACATCTCCCGATGAACCACTTTATTTGATTTATGCAATAAATCGGATAATACAGGTTAGGGCTGGAGCCCTTGAAGCAAATATGAAGGGCTTAATTTTACATTTGTCACAAAGAAATTCTGGGAAGTTGCTGCATGAAAATGGGGTAATTCAGCAAGAGCCAGGGCAGCCTATTCTCCGTCATATGGCCACAATGGATTTGAATGGGGTAATTCAACAAGAGCCAGTTGCGCAGCCTAATTTCACTCCTTTGACATCATTTGATTTGAATGGAACAGTTCAGGAAGAACCTCATTTGGTCTTGAGCTCTATTGCCTCTAGAGAACCAAAGATGGATAAGAGCTCAGCTAATTCTTTCAGCATCTCGAATGATGATGTGGAGAAAATCCAG GTTAATTGTCTTTGGGCAATTGCATTGCAGCTTCTTTTGAAACTTAAGAGGCATCTAAAAGTTGTATATAGCCTGAATGATACCCGCTGCCAG GCTTTCTCTCCAAATGAACCCCCAAAAACCGGGGAAGCTCTGTCAAGGCAGAATATTCCCTTTGACATTAGTGAAACATCTACTAGTGTGCCATCCACGTATCAAGATTTGGTGCAGAGATATCAG GAATTTAAGGGTGCTTTGAAGGAAGATTCTGTTGATTACACCACTTACACTGCAAACATCAAGAGGAAGCGCCCTACACCTAGAAAGACAAAAAATGCACGTGTGAATGGAGATGACgacgatgatgatgatgatgatgcagAATGGACAGGAGGGGTTCGGAGACAAAGTGGTAGTGGCAGGAGGGGTAACTACAATAGAGCAGGTAGGCAGCGATCATAG